The window TTGAGTTCTACAAACGGAACTACATCGAAGGGCTGTTTCTCAGTTCTGGCATCATTCAAAACTCCGACTACACGATGGAGCAACTGATCGCCGTGGCGAAGACGCTCCGCACGCAACAAGCCTTCGGCGGTTACATCCATCTGAAAACGATCCCGAATGCCTCGCCACTGCTCCTCACCGAGGCAGGTCGTTGGGCCGATCGCCTGAGCGTGAATATCGAGTTGCCGACGGCGGGCGACTTGCTGCAACTCGCGCCGGAGAAGAAACGGGAGCAAATTACTGACGCCATGCAGGGGATCGCGGAAACGATCACCGAAACCAAATCCGAGGAGCAGGCCGGCTTGCATCCGCCGCGCTTCGCGCCCGCCGGTCAGAGCACGCAGATGATCGTCGGCGCGACCGATTCGCCCGACGCCGACATTTTGCAAACGGCGACCGAACTCTACGACAAGCATCAGCTCCGCCGCGTCTACTACTCGGCTTACAGTCCCATCCCGCACGCCGATGCACGCTTGCCCGGCAAGTCACCGCCGCTAGTGCGCGAGCATCGCCTCTACCAGGCCGATTGGCTGATGCGCTACTACGGCTTCGATACGCAAGAGTTAATCGTCAGCCCCGATCGCAATCTGTCGCTCGAACTCGATCCCAAGCTCGCCTGGGCTCTCGCCAATCGGCAGCAGTTCCCCATCGATGTGAACCGAGCGCCGCGCGAGCTACTCCTCCGCGTTCCCGGCTTCGGCGTGCGGAATGTCGAAAAGATGCTGAGCGTCCGTCGGCACCATCAGCTGCGGACGGAAGACTTACGAAAGCTGCGCGTCGCCTGGAATCGCGCCCGGGCTTTTGTCATCACCGCCGATCACAATCCCGCGCTCGCGGATCTCGACAAGCTCGATCTGGCGCGTCGCACGCAACCGCGACAGCGGCAACTCCTTCTCTTCGAAGCGGCAGAGTCAGCCCGCAGCGGAGAGGTCTGATGCGGTTCGTGCAAGCCGAGCGATTCGATGATTGGCGAGAGACTGCGCGCGAGCTCCTTTGCGCTGAAGT is drawn from Anatilimnocola floriformis and contains these coding sequences:
- a CDS encoding putative DNA modification/repair radical SAM protein; translated protein: MEVRDKLAILADAAKYDASCASSGAKQTRAGSKLGTTEGMGICHSYTPDGRCVSLLKILLTNFCIYDCQYCVNRVSSDTPRARFTVDEVVSLTIEFYKRNYIEGLFLSSGIIQNSDYTMEQLIAVAKTLRTQQAFGGYIHLKTIPNASPLLLTEAGRWADRLSVNIELPTAGDLLQLAPEKKREQITDAMQGIAETITETKSEEQAGLHPPRFAPAGQSTQMIVGATDSPDADILQTATELYDKHQLRRVYYSAYSPIPHADARLPGKSPPLVREHRLYQADWLMRYYGFDTQELIVSPDRNLSLELDPKLAWALANRQQFPIDVNRAPRELLLRVPGFGVRNVEKMLSVRRHHQLRTEDLRKLRVAWNRARAFVITADHNPALADLDKLDLARRTQPRQRQLLLFEAAESARSGEV